The proteins below are encoded in one region of Methanospirillum lacunae:
- a CDS encoding ABC transporter permease yields MNKIFYPVTTILAFFSGGVTLLVLGGLFTFINADSIIQTFTSPEIRYAIQLSLITSVVSTVLCALVAIPSGYVLSRGGFSGQRPLIMLLMLPLSLPPLVAGVALLLFFARTPIGTGLEDLGITVVYTQLGIIVAQWFVNLPYLIRVMRSSFAMISPRYEHIARTLGCSDFQAFWHVTLPLARAGLISGLVITWSKAMGEFGAVLMLAGATRMHSETLPIALYLNMATGDLDIAITTACILLGIAAVTMFFFERLSEGSDRI; encoded by the coding sequence ATGAATAAAATATTTTACCCAGTCACAACAATTCTCGCCTTTTTTTCAGGGGGAGTTACTCTTCTTGTACTTGGTGGGCTCTTCACTTTCATCAATGCGGATAGCATCATTCAGACATTCACATCACCCGAGATCAGATATGCAATTCAGCTCTCTCTCATTACTTCGGTCGTATCTACTGTACTGTGTGCACTTGTTGCAATTCCATCCGGATATGTCTTAAGCAGAGGAGGATTTTCCGGTCAGCGTCCCCTCATAATGCTACTCATGCTTCCTCTCTCCCTCCCTCCACTGGTTGCCGGAGTTGCACTTCTTCTCTTTTTTGCCAGAACTCCAATAGGTACAGGGCTTGAAGACCTCGGGATTACAGTTGTGTATACCCAGCTCGGTATCATCGTGGCACAATGGTTTGTCAATCTCCCGTACCTGATTCGGGTCATGAGATCGTCATTTGCCATGATATCACCCAGGTATGAGCATATTGCAAGAACGCTCGGATGTTCTGATTTTCAGGCCTTCTGGCATGTAACTCTTCCATTGGCCCGGGCAGGTCTGATTTCAGGACTTGTAATAACCTGGTCAAAAGCGATGGGAGAATTTGGTGCTGTTCTAATGCTTGCCGGTGCAACACGGATGCACTCTGAAACACTTCCAATTGCCCTGTACCTGAATATGGCTACCGGAGATCTGGATATCGCCATCACCACGGCATGCATTCTCCTTGGAATAGCTGCAGTAACAATGTTCTTCTTTGAACGATTATCAGAAGGGAGTGACCGGATATAA
- a CDS encoding ABC transporter ATP-binding protein encodes MLRIENVSLTLGDFQLKSLFLHIENPEYWVIIGPSGAGKTILLEMIAGIHKPASGRILFEGNDITHDQPKDRNIAMMYQDLMLFPHLTVKENILFSVKIRRAYNVDTEAKISDLISILGIGHLMDRNPDTLSGGEAQRIALARALIQKPRLLLLDEPLSALDSMTRERLRQEIRKIHEHLKIPIIHITHHFEDVYALAEKVAIMQDGTIVQTGKPEDVFAHPCTPYVAQICGTENIFRGEAIPDGTGSILNLGDLQIRISAQHRGPVVAVLRSEDIIISIQPFKSSARHTLQATVTELIPSGPFIRVVLDTGIRMIAIVTRTSSEELSLMPGDEVFVTFKESALHVIPTGEQTSEEIMTGMI; translated from the coding sequence ATGCTCCGCATTGAAAATGTATCACTTACCCTCGGGGATTTCCAGCTCAAATCTCTCTTTCTGCATATTGAGAATCCGGAATATTGGGTGATAATCGGCCCGTCAGGAGCAGGTAAAACAATCCTTCTTGAGATGATTGCAGGAATTCACAAACCTGCCAGTGGAAGAATACTCTTTGAGGGAAATGACATCACACACGATCAACCCAAAGATCGGAACATTGCCATGATGTACCAGGATCTGATGCTCTTTCCCCATCTGACTGTAAAAGAGAACATTCTTTTCAGCGTAAAGATTCGAAGGGCGTATAATGTAGACACTGAGGCGAAAATTTCAGATCTGATAAGTATCCTTGGTATCGGTCATCTTATGGATCGAAACCCAGATACCCTTTCAGGAGGAGAGGCTCAGCGAATAGCCCTTGCCCGTGCCCTTATCCAAAAACCCCGACTGCTTCTCCTTGATGAACCCCTTTCAGCTCTTGACTCCATGACACGGGAACGGTTAAGGCAGGAGATCAGAAAGATACATGAGCACCTGAAAATCCCAATCATCCACATCACACACCATTTCGAGGATGTGTATGCTCTCGCTGAAAAGGTAGCCATCATGCAGGATGGTACAATCGTGCAGACAGGAAAACCGGAGGATGTCTTTGCTCATCCCTGCACTCCGTATGTTGCCCAGATCTGTGGAACCGAGAATATTTTCCGGGGTGAAGCAATACCGGACGGGACAGGTTCAATCCTGAACCTTGGTGATCTTCAGATCAGAATTTCAGCGCAGCACAGAGGTCCGGTAGTTGCTGTCCTCAGGTCTGAAGATATTATCATCTCAATTCAACCTTTCAAGTCCAGTGCCAGGCATACCCTTCAGGCAACCGTAACTGAACTGATTCCTTCCGGTCCGTTTATCCGGGTTGTACTCGATACCGGGATTCGGATGATCGCCATAGTAACCAGGACAAGTTCTGAGGAACTCTCACTTATGCCCGGAGATGAGGTATTTGTTACCTTTAAAGAGTCAGCACTTCATGTCATTCCAACCGGGGAACAAACCAGCGAAGAGATAATGACAGGAATGATCTGA
- a CDS encoding metal ABC transporter substrate-binding protein translates to MKQFILVCTVLALLFGVPAVSALDVVATTSVLWDPVSQIGGNDVHVVYIADPTVCPHLQGDILPNLIQKHADDLKSPDLFLAHNSSMDTATMAAIEKFRDSNGYGKTKWTLLKPDTEWNTPESADALADTVLGWLKEADPKNVTTYSENAVKYKESISAAGNLTPEEKDVLSKKNAIVMAWQKTPVEKWLGVKVYDIFAPEFAYGGNKTPAKVVDSIQKNKDKIYALDLVSGGGKMYVIENMQSGEMAKGIEEALTDIAVNADRVTFTNFPKSVDGVNSIPDVLTYNKNLLLA, encoded by the coding sequence ATGAAGCAGTTCATTTTAGTATGTACTGTTCTTGCACTTCTTTTTGGAGTGCCGGCAGTGTCTGCTCTTGATGTGGTGGCAACGACAAGTGTTCTCTGGGATCCAGTCAGTCAAATAGGAGGTAATGATGTACATGTCGTGTACATCGCAGATCCTACTGTATGCCCTCACCTGCAGGGAGATATTTTACCAAATTTGATCCAGAAACATGCAGATGATCTCAAATCACCAGATCTTTTCCTTGCACATAACAGTTCGATGGACACGGCAACCATGGCAGCTATTGAAAAGTTCAGGGATTCGAACGGGTATGGAAAGACGAAGTGGACTCTTCTCAAACCTGATACCGAGTGGAATACCCCTGAATCGGCAGATGCTCTTGCCGACACCGTACTTGGCTGGCTCAAGGAAGCAGATCCAAAAAATGTAACGACCTATTCAGAAAACGCAGTTAAGTATAAGGAATCCATTTCAGCAGCAGGAAATCTGACTCCGGAAGAGAAGGATGTTCTTTCAAAGAAGAATGCCATTGTGATGGCATGGCAGAAGACTCCGGTGGAAAAGTGGCTCGGAGTAAAGGTCTATGATATCTTTGCACCCGAGTTTGCATATGGTGGAAACAAGACTCCGGCAAAAGTAGTTGATTCAATCCAGAAAAACAAGGACAAAATCTACGCCCTCGATCTCGTCTCCGGTGGCGGAAAGATGTATGTTATTGAGAACATGCAGTCTGGAGAGATGGCAAAAGGGATTGAAGAAGCACTTACAGATATCGCAGTAAATGCTGATCGGGTTACTTTCACTAACTTCCCCAAGTCAGTTGACGGGGTAAATTCCATTCCTGATGTTCTTACGTATAACAAGAACCTCCTCCTGGCGTAA
- the modA gene encoding molybdate ABC transporter substrate-binding protein, which translates to MRSILLLCMSLLITGLLIPGTLAADNATSSANQSGNVSIDDLMAKNPEALLIYAGAGLKKPVQEIGSTFTNETGITVVYNFQGSGALLSQMDITHKGDVLIAGGSDAYKTAEDKGLVGEPQYIAYHVPIVAVQKGNPKNITSVEDFAKPGLKIGLGDIKATAIGTTGDKLFKDLGIADAVEKNVVVRTSTINELVSAMNAGSIDVSLLTLDQISDKTMDTIPVENVNDYVLVVAEGATTFSKQPEKAQKFVDYVASDAGKDSFKKYKFPAYGDEQYKDVQP; encoded by the coding sequence ATGAGATCAATTTTACTATTATGTATGAGCCTCCTTATCACAGGATTGCTCATACCGGGGACATTAGCAGCAGATAATGCAACTTCATCAGCAAATCAGAGTGGAAATGTTTCAATTGATGACCTGATGGCAAAGAATCCTGAAGCACTTCTCATCTATGCGGGAGCAGGTCTCAAAAAACCGGTTCAGGAGATCGGATCAACATTTACTAATGAGACCGGAATCACGGTAGTATACAATTTCCAGGGATCAGGAGCTCTTTTGAGTCAGATGGATATCACCCATAAAGGAGATGTTTTAATTGCAGGTGGATCTGATGCGTATAAAACAGCAGAAGATAAAGGACTCGTAGGCGAACCACAGTATATTGCATACCATGTGCCAATCGTCGCAGTGCAGAAAGGAAATCCTAAGAACATCACCTCAGTTGAAGACTTTGCAAAGCCAGGTCTCAAGATTGGGCTTGGAGATATAAAAGCAACAGCGATCGGAACTACTGGAGATAAACTTTTCAAGGACCTTGGAATTGCTGACGCTGTGGAAAAGAATGTTGTCGTGAGAACCTCAACCATCAACGAACTCGTCTCTGCTATGAATGCAGGATCTATTGATGTATCACTTCTTACACTGGATCAGATAAGCGACAAGACTATGGACACTATTCCAGTTGAAAATGTCAATGATTATGTCCTCGTTGTAGCAGAAGGGGCCACAACATTCTCCAAACAGCCTGAAAAAGCTCAGAAATTTGTAGATTATGTAGCATCAGACGCAGGGAAAGATTCTTTCAAGAAGTATAAATTCCCGGCATACGGAGACGAGCAATATAAAGACGTTCAGCCCTGA
- the tsaA gene encoding tRNA (N6-threonylcarbamoyladenosine(37)-N6)-methyltransferase TrmO: protein MNLSREHANKWRNADITFHPIGVIHSEHTEHDNTPIQGIFNPSVGYVEVFEENADGLKDIESFSHIYVLYYFDRATAKNLIQKPFLDGEKERGIFAIRHFNRPNPIGLSIMELLGVDGNILKVGGVDVLDGTPVIDIKPYVKQFDYREEVKSGWVDSKHMDDIAEWNCTPKELRNRDRTTK, encoded by the coding sequence ATGAATTTATCACGAGAACACGCAAACAAATGGAGAAATGCAGATATCACCTTTCATCCAATCGGAGTTATCCATTCTGAACACACTGAACATGATAATACCCCGATTCAGGGAATTTTTAATCCGTCTGTCGGTTATGTTGAGGTGTTTGAAGAAAATGCCGATGGTCTGAAAGACATTGAATCATTCTCTCATATCTACGTGCTATATTATTTTGACAGGGCAACCGCCAAAAACCTCATACAAAAACCATTCCTTGACGGAGAGAAAGAACGGGGAATCTTTGCAATCCGGCATTTTAATCGACCTAATCCTATAGGCCTTTCAATCATGGAGCTGCTTGGGGTTGATGGAAATATACTCAAAGTGGGTGGGGTTGATGTTCTGGATGGGACTCCGGTCATTGATATCAAACCTTATGTCAAGCAGTTTGATTACCGGGAAGAGGTGAAATCAGGATGGGTCGATTCCAAGCATATGGATGATATTGCAGAATGGAACTGCACGCCAAAGGAACTTCGTAACCGGGATCGAACGACAAAATAA